A stretch of the Streptomyces sp. NBC_01428 genome encodes the following:
- a CDS encoding acyl-CoA carboxylase subunit beta — MPAEPITAPHDAPGQRRGTLAELEALRQTLRDGPGPRATAAQHAKGKLTARERLALLFDDGRFTEIEGLRRHRASGFGLEDHRPHTDGVVTGWGRVYGRTVFAYAHDFRIFAGSLGEAHAEKIHKIMDMAATAGAPIVGLCDGAGARIQEGVTALAGYGGIFQRNVRNSGIIPQISVVMGPCAGGAAYSPALTDFVFMVRGTAQMFITGPDVVSAVTGEQVSHEELGGADAHATLSGVASFTYDDEDDCLTDVRYLLCLLPANNREHPPAEPCTDDPARRTPALRDLVPHDTTRAYDMRHVITEIVDDGDFFEVHERWAPNVLCALARLDGHTVGIVANQPAHLAGALDIKGSEKAARFVQMCDSFNIPLVTLVDVPGFLPGVGQEHDGIIRHGAKLLYAYCNATVPRIQLVLRKAYGGAYIVMDSRSIGSDLSLAWPGNEIAVMGAEAAAGVIFRRDIAAADDPEATRTQHIKEYRDQLMHPYYAAERGLVDDVIDPAETRIRLIDALAVLRTKHVPQPSRKHGNQPQ, encoded by the coding sequence ATGCCCGCGGAGCCCATCACCGCCCCGCACGACGCACCGGGACAGCGGCGCGGCACACTCGCCGAACTCGAGGCACTCCGGCAGACCCTGCGCGACGGACCCGGTCCACGGGCCACCGCCGCCCAGCACGCCAAGGGCAAACTCACCGCCCGCGAACGCCTCGCGCTCCTCTTCGACGACGGCCGCTTCACCGAGATCGAAGGACTGCGCCGGCACCGCGCGAGCGGCTTCGGCCTGGAGGACCACCGCCCCCACACCGACGGCGTCGTCACCGGCTGGGGCCGCGTGTACGGGCGCACCGTCTTCGCCTACGCCCACGACTTCCGCATCTTCGCCGGCTCCCTCGGCGAGGCCCACGCCGAGAAGATCCACAAGATCATGGACATGGCCGCCACCGCGGGCGCCCCCATCGTGGGCCTGTGCGACGGCGCCGGAGCCCGCATCCAGGAAGGCGTCACCGCGCTCGCCGGATACGGCGGCATCTTCCAGCGCAACGTCCGCAACTCCGGGATCATCCCGCAGATCAGCGTCGTGATGGGCCCCTGCGCCGGAGGAGCCGCCTACTCCCCGGCCCTGACCGACTTCGTCTTCATGGTGCGCGGCACCGCCCAGATGTTCATCACCGGCCCCGACGTCGTCAGTGCCGTCACCGGCGAACAGGTCAGCCACGAGGAACTGGGCGGCGCCGACGCCCACGCCACCCTCTCCGGCGTCGCCTCCTTCACCTACGACGACGAGGACGACTGCCTCACCGACGTCCGCTACCTGCTCTGCCTGCTGCCCGCCAACAACCGCGAACACCCCCCGGCCGAACCCTGCACCGACGACCCCGCCCGCCGCACCCCCGCCCTGCGCGACCTGGTGCCCCACGACACCACCCGCGCCTACGACATGCGCCACGTCATCACCGAGATCGTCGACGACGGCGACTTCTTCGAGGTCCACGAACGCTGGGCCCCCAACGTGCTGTGCGCACTGGCCCGCCTGGACGGCCACACGGTCGGCATCGTCGCCAACCAGCCCGCCCACCTCGCCGGCGCCCTCGACATCAAGGGCAGCGAGAAAGCAGCCCGCTTCGTCCAGATGTGCGACTCCTTCAACATCCCCCTCGTCACCCTCGTCGACGTCCCCGGCTTCCTGCCCGGCGTCGGCCAGGAACACGACGGGATCATCCGCCACGGCGCGAAACTCCTCTACGCCTACTGCAACGCCACCGTCCCCCGCATCCAGCTCGTCCTGCGCAAGGCCTACGGCGGCGCCTACATCGTCATGGACTCCCGCTCCATCGGCTCCGACCTCTCCCTGGCCTGGCCCGGCAACGAGATCGCCGTCATGGGAGCGGAAGCCGCGGCCGGCGTCATCTTCCGCCGCGACATCGCCGCCGCCGACGACCCCGAGGCCACCCGCACCCAGCACATCAAGGAATACCGGGACCAGCTCATGCACCCCTACTACGCCGCCGAACGCGGCCTCGTCGACGACGTCATCGACCCCGCCGAGACCCGCATCCGCCTGATCGACGCCCTCGCCGTCCTGCGCACCAAGCACGTCCCCCAGCCCTCCCGCAAACACGGCAACCAGCCCCAGTGA
- a CDS encoding thioesterase II family protein: MDTTWFRRFTAPGDGPRLVCFPHAGGSATAYLPLARTLPADLDVVSVQYPGRQDRYREAPFTSIAALVDAVAGHLAEELEKDPSRPYALFGHSMGALVAFETARLLAARELPSAQRLFLSGRGAPGPRTSEHYQFFEDADVLAEVRRLGGTDQAMLDNAEVMEMVLPGLRADYRALGTYRWREGEPLAAPISVLVGDSDPMVSVEEAVTWREHTGGDFALKVFSGGHFYLADHLGGIAATVTEGLLAGTGAR; encoded by the coding sequence GTGGACACCACCTGGTTCCGACGCTTCACCGCCCCGGGCGACGGGCCGCGGCTCGTGTGCTTCCCGCACGCCGGGGGTTCGGCGACGGCGTATCTGCCGCTGGCGCGGACGCTGCCCGCTGACCTCGATGTGGTGTCCGTGCAGTATCCGGGGCGCCAGGACCGCTACCGCGAGGCGCCGTTCACCTCGATCGCCGCGCTCGTCGATGCGGTGGCCGGGCACCTGGCCGAGGAGCTGGAGAAGGATCCCTCACGGCCGTACGCCCTGTTCGGTCACAGCATGGGCGCGCTCGTCGCGTTCGAGACGGCCCGGCTGCTCGCCGCGCGTGAACTGCCTTCCGCGCAGCGGCTGTTCCTGTCCGGTCGGGGCGCGCCGGGCCCGCGGACCAGTGAGCACTATCAGTTCTTCGAGGACGCCGACGTGCTGGCCGAGGTGCGCCGGCTGGGTGGTACCGATCAGGCGATGCTCGACAATGCCGAGGTCATGGAGATGGTGCTGCCGGGGCTGCGGGCCGACTACCGGGCCCTTGGCACCTATCGGTGGCGGGAGGGTGAGCCGCTCGCGGCCCCGATATCGGTGCTGGTCGGGGACAGCGACCCGATGGTGAGTGTCGAGGAGGCCGTGACGTGGCGGGAGCACACCGGGGGCGACTTCGCGCTGAAGGTGTTCTCCGGCGGTCACTTCTATCTGGCCGACCACCTCGGTGGGATCGCCGCGACCGTGACGGAGGGGCTGCTCGCCGGGACGGGCGCCCGCTGA
- a CDS encoding alpha/beta fold hydrolase — MTTSPTASWSGMVPVDDTALAVTDTRGPGRAVVYLNGAYAGRRPWRPVIAELGAGWRHITFDGRARGRSRRSADYSFEAALRDIDAVLGARGVDRPLLVGWSYGASLAVHWAERNPGRALGVVCVDGAVPYGLTGEAGRARIRRLFRRMRLLLPLVRPFGLAARMSADRHADVNIEANEITAAIGPVLDRVACPVRFVLATGASLGGQEEEMEEMRASLDPVLARNRDIRVSAKVASNHSHILRKDFRAVAAAVRETAAALDGGAR, encoded by the coding sequence ATGACCACTTCCCCCACGGCTTCCTGGTCCGGCATGGTTCCCGTCGACGACACGGCGCTGGCCGTCACCGACACGCGCGGCCCCGGCCGGGCCGTCGTCTATCTCAACGGCGCCTACGCCGGCCGGCGGCCCTGGCGGCCCGTCATCGCCGAACTCGGCGCCGGCTGGCGGCACATCACGTTCGACGGGCGGGCCCGCGGCCGCTCGCGCCGGTCGGCGGACTACTCCTTCGAGGCGGCGCTGCGCGACATCGACGCCGTCCTCGGCGCGAGGGGCGTCGACCGGCCGCTGCTGGTCGGCTGGTCCTACGGCGCCTCACTCGCCGTGCACTGGGCCGAGCGCAACCCCGGCCGCGCGCTCGGCGTGGTGTGCGTGGACGGGGCGGTCCCCTACGGTCTGACCGGTGAGGCGGGGCGGGCGCGGATCCGGCGCCTGTTCCGCCGGATGCGGCTGCTGCTGCCGCTGGTGCGGCCCTTCGGGCTGGCCGCGCGGATGAGCGCCGACCGGCACGCCGACGTCAACATCGAGGCCAACGAGATCACCGCGGCCATCGGACCGGTGCTGGACCGGGTGGCGTGCCCGGTGCGTTTCGTCCTCGCCACCGGGGCGAGCCTGGGCGGTCAGGAGGAGGAGATGGAGGAGATGCGGGCCTCGCTGGACCCGGTGCTCGCCCGCAACCGGGACATCCGGGTGAGCGCGAAGGTCGCGAGCAACCACTCCCACATCCTGCGCAAGGATTTCCGGGCGGTGGCCGCGGCGGTCCGTGAGACAGCGGCCGCCCTCGACGGCGGGGCGCGCTGA
- a CDS encoding MerR family transcriptional regulator: MVYGLTIGQAAAFAGVTVKAVRHYHRLGLVEEPGRDGSGYRRYGSAQMLRLVQVRTLAGAGVPLAEIAGLLDGDPEGFAAALEDVERRLTERIEELIARRAVLHRLASGDRLLLPERACAVLDRLAGLGVGAAYVAIQQEALVLARALVPEVFESFLQHLEHQLADPQYVELVRRCQDAEAWDADDPRLDELAAALAAKVLAHREELSMPAAFRARPDAATRYGLINHHREDQAPAAVRLTELLEANLRAAGVEVPQQ, encoded by the coding sequence ATGGTGTACGGGCTCACGATCGGGCAGGCGGCGGCGTTCGCCGGTGTCACGGTCAAGGCGGTGCGCCACTACCACCGGCTCGGTCTGGTGGAGGAACCCGGGCGGGACGGTTCGGGCTATCGGCGGTACGGGTCGGCGCAGATGCTGCGGCTGGTGCAGGTGCGGACGCTGGCCGGCGCGGGGGTGCCGCTCGCCGAGATCGCCGGGCTTCTCGACGGGGATCCGGAGGGGTTCGCGGCGGCGCTGGAGGATGTCGAGCGCCGGCTCACCGAGCGGATCGAGGAGCTGATCGCGCGGCGGGCGGTGCTGCACCGGCTGGCCTCCGGGGACCGGCTGCTGCTGCCGGAGCGGGCCTGCGCGGTGCTGGACCGGCTCGCCGGGCTGGGGGTCGGTGCCGCGTACGTGGCGATCCAGCAGGAGGCGCTGGTCCTGGCGCGGGCTCTGGTGCCGGAGGTGTTCGAGAGTTTCCTGCAGCATCTGGAGCACCAGCTGGCCGATCCGCAGTACGTCGAGCTGGTGCGGCGCTGTCAGGACGCGGAGGCGTGGGATGCGGACGATCCGCGGCTCGATGAGCTGGCGGCCGCGCTGGCCGCCAAGGTGCTGGCCCATCGCGAGGAGCTGTCGATGCCGGCGGCGTTCCGGGCCAGGCCCGATGCCGCCACCCGGTACGGGCTGATCAACCATCACCGTGAGGACCAGGCGCCTGCGGCGGTGCGGCTGACGGAGCTGCTGGAGGCGAACCTGCGGGCGGCCGGGGTGGAGGTTCCGCAGCAGTGA
- a CDS encoding 3-hydroxybutyryl-CoA dehydrogenase has translation MTTTTHHTDTRTGNTGSTDTGIDRVGVVGSGIMGTGIAELCAKAGLDVRVVVFSETSLDTAPRRLTASLDRGVTKGKLTPADRDQALARVSFTRDLGQLADRHLVIEAVKEDEPLKQDLFATLDKIVEDPDAILATNTSSIPIARLAAATRRPAQVLGLHFFNPVPVLPLVEVIDSVLTDRAVSTRAETFVRDVLGKKPITSPDRAGFLVNALLFPYLLSAVRMLESGLADADTIDQGMTQGCSHPMGPLRLADLIGLDTTVSIARAMYEEYKEPLYAPPPLLLRMVEGGLLGKKSGRGFHTYP, from the coding sequence ATGACCACCACCACGCACCACACCGACACCAGAACCGGCAACACCGGCAGCACCGACACCGGCATCGACCGGGTCGGTGTCGTCGGCAGCGGCATCATGGGCACCGGCATCGCCGAACTCTGCGCCAAAGCAGGCCTGGACGTGCGGGTCGTGGTGTTCTCCGAAACCTCCCTGGACACCGCACCCCGACGCCTCACCGCCTCCCTCGACCGCGGCGTCACCAAGGGCAAACTCACCCCCGCCGACCGCGACCAAGCCCTGGCCCGCGTCTCGTTCACCCGCGACCTGGGCCAACTCGCCGACCGCCACCTGGTGATCGAGGCCGTCAAGGAGGACGAGCCCCTCAAACAGGACCTGTTCGCCACCCTCGACAAGATCGTCGAGGACCCCGACGCGATCCTGGCGACCAACACCTCCTCCATCCCGATCGCCCGCCTCGCCGCCGCCACCCGCCGCCCCGCCCAGGTCCTGGGCCTGCACTTCTTCAACCCCGTCCCCGTACTCCCGCTCGTCGAAGTCATCGACTCCGTCCTCACCGACCGGGCGGTCAGCACCCGCGCCGAGACCTTCGTCCGCGACGTCCTGGGCAAGAAACCCATCACCTCCCCGGACCGGGCCGGCTTCCTCGTCAACGCCCTCCTCTTCCCCTACCTGCTCAGCGCCGTCCGCATGCTCGAATCCGGCCTCGCCGACGCCGACACCATCGACCAGGGCATGACCCAGGGCTGCTCCCACCCCATGGGACCGCTGCGCCTGGCCGACCTCATCGGCCTGGACACCACCGTCTCCATCGCCCGGGCCATGTACGAGGAGTACAAGGAACCCCTCTACGCCCCGCCGCCCCTGCTGCTGCGCATGGTCGAGGGCGGCCTGCTGGGAAAGAAGTCCGGCCGCGGCTTCCACACCTACCCCTGA
- a CDS encoding 3-oxoacyl-ACP synthase III family protein, producing MGIGILSTGSYLPKHEVTNDEIAERVGVTPQWIEAKTQIRTRRYAAPHEATSDLATLAAERALDQAGLNADQIDYVIVSTSTGDFPQPPTSYLVQSALGAWNAACFDVNVVCSGFVYALALAHSLIAQHPTARALVIGADVYSRILDLTDRRTAILFADGAGAAVVGTVPDPCGIIASDLSSRGDAHHLIRVEAGGSRNPASAQTLAEGGHHFRMDGRGVRDFVAEHVPPALTALADRAGVDIAAVDHFVPHQANGVMLTDLVERTGLAGAQTHRTLIRYGNVGSASVPVALDDANRSGALNPGDLVLLAGFGGGMSIGASLLTWGNPT from the coding sequence GTGGGCATCGGCATCCTCTCCACCGGCTCCTACCTGCCCAAGCACGAGGTCACCAACGACGAGATCGCCGAACGCGTCGGCGTCACCCCCCAGTGGATCGAGGCCAAGACCCAGATCCGCACCCGCCGCTACGCCGCCCCCCACGAGGCGACCTCCGACCTCGCCACCCTCGCCGCCGAACGCGCCCTGGACCAGGCAGGACTGAACGCCGATCAGATCGACTACGTCATCGTGTCGACCTCCACCGGCGACTTCCCCCAGCCCCCCACCTCCTACCTCGTCCAAAGCGCACTGGGCGCCTGGAACGCGGCCTGCTTCGACGTCAACGTCGTGTGCAGCGGCTTCGTCTACGCCCTCGCCCTCGCCCACAGCCTCATCGCCCAACACCCCACCGCCCGCGCCCTGGTGATCGGCGCGGACGTGTACTCCCGCATCCTGGACCTCACCGACCGCAGGACCGCGATCCTCTTCGCCGACGGCGCCGGAGCTGCCGTCGTCGGCACCGTCCCGGACCCCTGCGGCATCATCGCGAGCGACCTGTCCAGCCGCGGCGACGCCCACCACCTCATCCGCGTCGAAGCAGGCGGCAGCCGCAACCCCGCCTCCGCGCAGACCCTCGCCGAGGGCGGCCACCACTTCAGGATGGACGGCCGCGGCGTACGCGACTTCGTCGCCGAACACGTCCCGCCCGCCCTGACCGCCCTCGCCGACCGGGCCGGCGTCGACATCGCCGCCGTCGACCACTTCGTCCCCCACCAGGCCAACGGCGTCATGCTCACCGACCTCGTCGAACGCACCGGCCTGGCCGGCGCACAGACCCACCGCACCCTGATCCGCTACGGCAACGTCGGCAGCGCCTCCGTGCCCGTCGCCCTCGACGACGCGAACCGCAGCGGAGCCCTCAACCCGGGCGACCTGGTGCTCCTCGCCGGGTTCGGCGGCGGCATGTCGATCGGAGCATCACTTCTGACCTGGGGGAACCCCACATGA
- the ccrA gene encoding crotonyl-CoA carboxylase/reductase — protein sequence MDALTQALLDGAGPHDLARHDLPATYQAAHLLAADAGMFDGVEDKDVRKSLHVGPVPMPDIAPDEVVVAVMASSINYNTVWSATFEPVPTFAFLKRHAREGAHAARHDLPHHVVGSDAAGIVVKTGAGVRHWKSGDHVVASCVQVDEQEPATHADAMLGTRQRIWGYETNFGGLAHYAVVRASQLLPKPAHLTWEESASVLLTAATSYRMLVGDNGARIKQGDIVLIWGATGGLGAYAVQMVKNAGGIAVGVVSSEAKATALRRLGCDIVINRNEIGMGGDDAPTPERTIELGKRLGREIRRQTGEDPHVVFDYVGRATFGISVFVVRKGGTVVTCGSSTGYDHHFDNRYLWMNLKRIIGSHAANLQEQAECNRLFRLGHLAPVLSTVFPLKDVGEAARLVQLNRHTGKVGVLCLAPREGLGVTDPALREKIGAARLNPLRTNPAPAEGT from the coding sequence ATGGACGCTTTGACCCAGGCCCTGCTGGACGGGGCGGGACCGCACGACCTCGCACGACACGACCTGCCCGCCACCTACCAGGCAGCCCACCTGCTGGCCGCCGACGCCGGCATGTTCGACGGCGTCGAGGACAAGGACGTCCGCAAGTCCCTGCACGTCGGCCCCGTCCCGATGCCCGACATCGCCCCCGACGAGGTCGTCGTCGCCGTCATGGCCAGCTCCATCAACTACAACACCGTCTGGTCGGCGACCTTCGAACCCGTCCCCACCTTCGCCTTCCTCAAGCGCCACGCCCGCGAGGGCGCCCACGCCGCCCGCCACGACCTGCCCCACCACGTCGTCGGCTCCGACGCCGCCGGCATCGTCGTCAAGACCGGGGCAGGCGTACGGCACTGGAAGAGCGGCGACCACGTCGTCGCCTCCTGCGTCCAGGTCGACGAACAGGAACCCGCCACCCACGCCGACGCCATGCTCGGCACCCGCCAGCGGATCTGGGGATACGAGACCAACTTCGGCGGCCTCGCCCACTACGCCGTCGTCCGCGCCAGCCAGCTCCTGCCCAAGCCGGCCCACCTCACCTGGGAGGAGTCCGCGAGCGTCCTGCTGACCGCCGCCACCTCCTACCGGATGCTCGTCGGCGACAACGGCGCCCGCATCAAACAGGGCGACATCGTCCTCATCTGGGGCGCCACCGGCGGACTCGGCGCGTACGCCGTCCAGATGGTCAAGAACGCGGGCGGCATCGCCGTCGGCGTCGTCAGCTCCGAAGCGAAGGCCACCGCACTGCGCCGCCTGGGCTGCGACATCGTGATCAACCGCAACGAGATCGGCATGGGCGGCGACGACGCCCCCACCCCCGAACGGACCATCGAACTGGGCAAGCGCCTGGGCCGCGAGATCCGCCGCCAGACCGGCGAGGACCCGCACGTCGTCTTCGACTACGTCGGCCGCGCCACCTTCGGCATCTCGGTGTTCGTCGTCCGCAAGGGCGGCACCGTCGTCACCTGCGGATCCAGCACCGGATACGACCACCACTTCGACAACCGCTACCTGTGGATGAACCTCAAACGGATCATCGGCAGCCACGCCGCCAACCTCCAGGAACAGGCCGAATGCAACCGCCTGTTCCGCCTGGGACACCTCGCCCCGGTCCTGTCGACGGTGTTCCCCCTCAAGGACGTGGGCGAGGCCGCCCGCCTGGTCCAGCTCAACCGCCACACCGGAAAGGTCGGCGTCCTGTGCCTGGCCCCCCGGGAAGGACTCGGCGTCACCGACCCCGCCCTGCGCGAGAAGATCGGCGCCGCCCGCCTCAACCCCCTGCGCACCAACCCCGCACCCGCCGAGGGGACCTGA